In Bacillus sp. KH172YL63, one genomic interval encodes:
- the gndA gene encoding NADP-dependent phosphogluconate dehydrogenase produces MTKQQIGVAGVGVMGKSLALNFESRGYSVSIYDVSDEKVREVLEEHQDKNMIGTHDVKEFVQSLETPRKILIMVPAGNITDKAIQSLVPHLDKGDILIDGGNTYFEDTVRRNKELAEMGINFIGAGVSGGEEGALYGPAIMPSGQKEAYDLVEPFLTSIAAKVKGDACSTYIGPDGSGHYVKMVHNGIEYSDMQLICEAYYLMKNVLGLSASELHEIFKEWNEGELDSYLIEITADIFTKVDEETGKPLVDVILDTAGQKGTGKWTSISSLELGVPLSIITESVFARFISAMKEERVKASNILRGPKHKEFTGNKEAFIEMIRKALYLSKICSYAQGFAQLQSASEEYNWNLKPGEISMIFRGGCIIRAGFLEEIKHAYDRSPELTNLLLDPYFKEIVENYQDEAREVVATAIKLGIPVPGLASALAYYDSYRSESLPANLLQAQRDYFGAHTYQRIDKEGTFHTDWLSK; encoded by the coding sequence ATGACCAAACAACAAATAGGAGTAGCGGGTGTAGGTGTAATGGGTAAAAGCCTTGCCTTGAACTTCGAGAGCAGGGGCTATTCGGTTTCGATATATGATGTTTCAGATGAAAAGGTGAGAGAGGTACTCGAAGAACATCAAGATAAAAATATGATAGGCACCCATGATGTAAAGGAGTTCGTCCAGTCTTTAGAAACACCGAGGAAGATTTTGATCATGGTACCTGCAGGGAACATCACCGATAAGGCAATTCAATCACTGGTGCCCCATCTCGATAAAGGCGACATCCTGATCGACGGTGGAAATACATATTTTGAAGACACAGTCCGACGCAATAAGGAATTGGCTGAAATGGGCATCAATTTCATCGGGGCGGGCGTTTCCGGCGGAGAGGAAGGAGCTCTTTACGGACCGGCAATCATGCCCAGCGGACAGAAGGAAGCTTATGACCTTGTAGAACCATTCCTGACAAGCATTGCTGCGAAAGTTAAAGGTGATGCCTGCAGTACATATATCGGTCCTGATGGATCGGGACACTATGTGAAAATGGTCCATAATGGAATCGAGTACAGTGATATGCAGCTCATTTGTGAAGCGTATTACCTGATGAAAAATGTGCTTGGATTGAGTGCATCAGAGCTGCATGAAATCTTTAAGGAATGGAATGAAGGGGAACTCGACAGTTACCTGATCGAAATTACTGCAGATATCTTCACAAAGGTTGATGAAGAAACCGGCAAACCGCTTGTGGACGTCATTTTGGATACGGCTGGCCAAAAAGGGACCGGTAAATGGACAAGCATCAGTTCACTTGAACTTGGTGTCCCTTTATCGATCATTACAGAGTCGGTGTTTGCCCGCTTCATTTCTGCCATGAAAGAAGAACGGGTGAAGGCAAGTAATATCTTAAGAGGTCCTAAACATAAAGAATTCACAGGCAATAAAGAAGCGTTCATCGAAATGATCCGCAAAGCCCTGTACTTAAGCAAGATCTGTTCTTATGCCCAAGGATTCGCACAGCTGCAATCGGCATCGGAGGAGTACAATTGGAACTTGAAGCCAGGTGAAATCTCGATGATATTCAGAGGGGGATGCATCATTCGGGCAGGCTTCCTGGAAGAAATCAAACATGCATATGACCGTAGCCCTGAATTAACGAACCTTCTGCTCGATCCTTACTTCAAAGAAATCGTAGAGAATTATCAGGATGAAGCAAGAGAAGTGGTGGCAACAGCGATTAAGCTCGGTATCCCTGTACCGGGTCTGGCGAGTGCACTGGCGTATTATGACAGTTACCGCTCAGAGTCGCTCCCGGCAAACCTCCTGCAGGCACAAAGGGATTATTTCGGAGCCCATACGTATCAGCGCATCGATAAAGAAGGGACATTCCATACAGACTGGCTTTCTAAATAA
- a CDS encoding DUF3243 domain-containing protein: MANHSTEAKMDSKVDSALSNMSQDKKEDILSNFDHFKQYLGDKVSLADKLGMNEEMQAKAAQKVGDYLAAHEEPKNREEKLLYELWKAGNKEEQHMLSHMLVKLVHSES, from the coding sequence ATGGCAAATCATTCGACAGAAGCAAAGATGGATTCGAAAGTCGACAGTGCGTTGAGCAATATGTCACAGGACAAGAAAGAGGATATTCTCTCTAACTTTGATCATTTCAAACAATACTTAGGTGATAAAGTGTCATTGGCTGATAAGCTCGGGATGAATGAAGAGATGCAGGCAAAAGCAGCCCAGAAGGTCGGGGACTATCTTGCAGCACATGAAGAACCAAAGAACAGGGAAGAAAAACTGCTGTATGAATTATGGAAAGCAGGTAATAAAGAGGAACAGCATATGCTGTCTCATATGCTGGTGAAATTAGTGCACTCAGAATCCTGA
- a CDS encoding MurR/RpiR family transcriptional regulator: MPKNEKPLQCLPRIRSHYSQCSEKEKLIADYIIANPEKIIHSTISGIAEDLGVADATVFRFCKRLGFKGYQAMKISLASDLVSPIKDIHETLDEHDSNVDIAKKVFRSNMRTLEDSLGILHEETFSQAVQSILHARRVEFYGTGGSGFVAMDAHHKFMRTGMTTTAYNDPHMQLISASQLTNEDVIVFISHSGANRDLLDVLEVAKKNQVTTIAITHFAKTPLSSRIDIPLYTISQETEYRSEALASRISQLSIVDALYVTIMMKSQERSKASLQKMRDAISIKRI, encoded by the coding sequence ATGCCAAAAAACGAGAAGCCACTTCAGTGTTTACCACGCATCCGTTCTCATTACTCGCAATGCAGTGAAAAAGAAAAATTGATTGCAGATTATATTATTGCTAATCCAGAAAAAATTATCCATTCAACCATCAGCGGGATCGCCGAAGATCTCGGGGTGGCAGATGCGACTGTTTTCCGATTTTGTAAGCGTCTGGGATTCAAAGGCTATCAGGCCATGAAGATTTCACTCGCGTCCGACCTTGTTTCACCTATCAAGGATATTCACGAAACACTCGATGAACACGATTCGAATGTGGACATTGCAAAGAAAGTCTTCCGGTCGAATATGAGGACCTTGGAGGACTCCCTCGGCATCCTGCATGAAGAAACCTTTTCTCAAGCGGTTCAATCGATCTTGCATGCGCGGAGAGTTGAATTTTATGGTACAGGCGGGTCAGGCTTCGTCGCCATGGATGCACACCATAAGTTTATGAGGACCGGTATGACCACTACTGCATACAATGACCCCCATATGCAGCTGATATCAGCCTCACAGCTGACAAATGAAGATGTGATTGTCTTCATTTCACACTCAGGGGCAAACCGGGATTTATTGGACGTATTGGAAGTGGCCAAGAAAAATCAGGTCACCACAATCGCCATCACCCATTTTGCCAAGACTCCTTTAAGCAGCCGCATCGATATTCCGTTATACACCATATCACAAGAGACTGAATACCGCTCCGAAGCCCTTGCATCAAGGATCAGCCAGTTAAGTATAGTGGACGCACTCTATGTCACCATCATGATGAAAAGCCAGGAACGATCGAAAGCTTCCCTTCAAAAAATGCGGGATGCCATATCCATAAAAAGGATATAA
- a CDS encoding TRAP transporter permease encodes MEKDKEFESLTAEQQQELLEKYDPESSTRKFHNGIFKWIIFFGLLAFSLFQLVASIFQFIPRQLLLSIHLGFALSLVFLLFPARKINLKKNKIAWYDIVLSLISVGIGAYWPLMQDDIVNRVGLMTSLDFYVGFAAMILVLEATRRAVGLPITIIASAFILYMYYGRLMPGFLAHRGYDWDDIVKTMFFTSEGILGTPLYVSATFIFLFLLFGAFLVKTGVGQYFNDLAVSIAGKRVGGPAKVAIFSSALQGTISGSSVANVVTSGSFTIPMMKKLGYRKEFAGGVEAAASTGGQLMPPIMGAAAFLMVEFIGGISYWDIAKAATIPAILYFTGIWIMTHFEAKRIGLRGLSDEEMPDRKEVFKKIYLLLPILTVIILLVSGMSVMRAALWSIVATIVISSIRKDTRIGFRDAVDALVDGARTALSVAVATAAAGIIVGVVTKTGLGLTLANGLVDLAADLTNSTQGKLILTLVFTMIASIVLGMGSPTTANYVITSTIAAPAIILLGAPELAAHLFVFYFGIIADITPPVALAAFAAAGVSGGEPIRTGVNSAKLAIAAFIIPYMFVLSPELLMIDTTIPRLLWVVFTAVTGMMAIGAGMIGYWFRRVTIIERFLCVATGLLLIYPEGMSDIIGLVLFGVMLALQFFIKREDKTPSKVTA; translated from the coding sequence TTGGAGAAAGATAAAGAGTTTGAATCATTGACTGCAGAGCAACAACAAGAGTTACTTGAAAAATACGATCCTGAATCTTCCACGAGAAAATTCCATAACGGGATATTCAAATGGATCATCTTTTTTGGATTGTTAGCATTTTCTTTATTCCAATTAGTGGCATCCATTTTTCAATTCATTCCGAGGCAATTGTTATTATCGATCCATTTAGGATTTGCACTATCATTGGTGTTTTTACTTTTCCCAGCCCGGAAGATTAATCTGAAGAAGAATAAAATCGCCTGGTACGATATCGTGCTTTCTCTCATTTCGGTCGGCATCGGGGCATATTGGCCGCTCATGCAGGACGATATTGTCAACAGAGTGGGCTTGATGACGTCACTGGATTTCTATGTCGGGTTTGCCGCGATGATCCTCGTGCTCGAGGCCACGCGCCGTGCCGTCGGTTTGCCGATCACAATCATTGCCTCAGCATTCATCCTTTATATGTATTATGGAAGATTGATGCCGGGCTTTCTTGCCCACCGGGGATACGATTGGGATGATATCGTCAAGACGATGTTCTTCACAAGTGAAGGGATCCTTGGGACACCTCTATACGTGTCAGCAACCTTCATTTTCTTATTCTTACTATTTGGTGCTTTCCTCGTAAAGACCGGGGTCGGTCAATATTTCAATGACCTGGCTGTGTCGATCGCAGGGAAGCGCGTCGGAGGACCGGCGAAAGTGGCAATCTTCTCAAGTGCGCTCCAGGGGACGATTTCTGGAAGTTCGGTCGCGAACGTTGTAACATCCGGTTCCTTTACGATCCCGATGATGAAAAAACTCGGATACCGTAAAGAGTTTGCCGGCGGCGTGGAAGCTGCCGCATCTACCGGTGGACAGCTGATGCCGCCGATCATGGGGGCTGCTGCCTTCCTGATGGTTGAGTTCATTGGCGGGATTTCCTATTGGGATATTGCCAAGGCGGCGACCATCCCTGCAATCCTATATTTCACGGGTATCTGGATCATGACTCACTTTGAAGCGAAGCGCATCGGTCTTCGCGGACTGTCAGATGAAGAAATGCCTGACCGTAAAGAAGTGTTCAAGAAGATATACCTTCTTCTTCCGATTCTGACGGTCATCATCTTATTGGTAAGCGGGATGAGCGTCATGCGTGCTGCCCTCTGGTCAATCGTTGCAACGATTGTTATCAGTTCCATAAGAAAAGACACAAGAATCGGATTCAGGGACGCAGTGGATGCGCTTGTGGATGGCGCGCGGACAGCATTGTCTGTCGCGGTGGCAACAGCAGCTGCAGGAATCATTGTCGGAGTAGTGACAAAGACGGGCCTCGGACTGACCCTTGCGAACGGGTTGGTTGACCTTGCAGCCGATCTGACAAATTCAACTCAGGGCAAGCTGATCCTCACGTTGGTATTTACGATGATTGCATCGATCGTGCTTGGGATGGGATCACCGACGACAGCGAACTATGTCATCACATCCACCATCGCTGCACCTGCGATCATTTTGTTGGGGGCACCTGAACTTGCAGCCCATCTTTTCGTCTTCTATTTCGGAATCATTGCCGATATTACCCCTCCAGTTGCGCTTGCAGCATTCGCAGCCGCAGGGGTATCCGGTGGAGAACCGATACGGACAGGGGTCAATTCAGCTAAATTGGCGATTGCAGCCTTCATCATTCCGTATATGTTCGTTCTGTCTCCGGAGTTATTGATGATTGATACGACGATTCCAAGGCTCCTTTGGGTAGTCTTTACCGCCGTCACCGGTATGATGGCGATCGGTGCAGGAATGATCGGATATTGGTTCCGAAGGGTGACAATCATCGAACGTTTCCTTTGCGTAGCCACAGGACTGCTTCTGATCTATCCTGAAGGAATGTCGGATATCATTGGATTGGTATTATTCGGTGTGATGCTTGCACTTCAATTCTTCATTAAGAGAGAAGATAAAACACCTTCCAAAGTAACTGCATAA
- a CDS encoding SurA N-terminal domain-containing protein yields the protein MKKLLTTLLLVFLTIGLAACGSDEESQKQADDKAKTEESDQQSQEEQAKKMEEMQKKMDKQKVEEDKIVAVVNDEKIKGDDFNNILSQSQMQYQQMGQDPTSKDAAEKIKEQTIDSLVGQTLLMQQAEEKGYKATEDDVNKQLEEVKKQYEDEKKFEEAMKQAGFTLDELKNQIAENIKYTNYVEKEIKVDEVTEDEMKTFFDQYTSQQGEEQAKDAPKYEDVKPQIKKQLEQQKKQEKLVQHVEDLKKKANIDVKI from the coding sequence ATGAAGAAGCTACTAACGACTTTACTATTGGTATTTTTAACAATTGGACTAGCTGCTTGCGGTTCTGATGAGGAGAGCCAAAAACAAGCTGACGATAAAGCGAAAACGGAAGAAAGCGATCAACAGTCCCAAGAAGAACAGGCAAAGAAAATGGAAGAAATGCAAAAGAAAATGGATAAACAAAAGGTAGAGGAAGACAAAATCGTTGCCGTAGTCAACGACGAAAAGATCAAAGGCGATGATTTCAACAATATCCTCTCTCAATCACAGATGCAATATCAGCAAATGGGACAAGATCCTACAAGCAAAGATGCAGCGGAGAAAATCAAAGAACAGACAATCGACAGTCTTGTCGGCCAGACGCTATTGATGCAGCAGGCTGAAGAAAAAGGCTACAAAGCAACGGAAGATGACGTCAACAAACAGTTAGAAGAAGTTAAAAAGCAGTATGAAGATGAAAAGAAATTTGAAGAAGCAATGAAACAAGCCGGTTTCACGCTGGATGAATTGAAAAACCAGATTGCTGAAAACATCAAATATACAAACTATGTCGAGAAAGAAATCAAAGTTGACGAAGTGACTGAAGATGAAATGAAGACATTCTTTGATCAGTACACAAGCCAACAAGGTGAGGAACAGGCAAAGGATGCACCTAAATATGAAGATGTGAAGCCTCAAATCAAGAAACAGCTGGAACAGCAAAAAAAGCAGGAAAAGCTTGTGCAACATGTTGAGGACTTAAAGAAAAAAGCAAATATCGATGTGAAAATTTAA
- a CDS encoding nucleoside hydrolase produces MKNILLFADPGIDDSIAIMYALLHPDIHLIGIVSGYGNVDKDQATNNVAYLLHLANQEHIPIIGGATRSSTGEYPVYYPEIHGKNGLGPIRPPDTIKGKLLNFSDLFHIIDQYEDVTVVDVGRNTSLAIAFILDDKFGEKIKEFYIMGGAFLVPGNVSKIAEANFYGDPVSSHFIMSQVKSVTSVPLNVTNQALVTRKHIEEIQNASSSPLITILDKVYDFYFKAYQQLVPGIKGAPMHDVLTLSLLMNPALGSYLKRDVVVNIHGEARGKSRGKSIADFRVGSEKTPSTTKIYMTLDYEGFIGDFMNIMSK; encoded by the coding sequence ATGAAGAATATACTTCTGTTTGCAGATCCAGGAATCGATGACTCCATTGCGATCATGTACGCCCTCCTGCATCCGGACATTCATTTGATCGGTATCGTGTCAGGTTATGGAAATGTTGATAAAGACCAGGCAACAAACAATGTCGCCTATTTGCTTCATCTGGCGAACCAGGAACATATCCCGATCATCGGTGGGGCCACCCGCTCCAGTACTGGGGAATACCCGGTATATTATCCGGAAATTCACGGAAAAAATGGATTGGGGCCGATACGCCCTCCTGATACGATCAAAGGGAAGCTTTTGAACTTCTCCGATTTATTTCATATCATTGATCAGTACGAAGACGTCACAGTAGTCGACGTAGGAAGGAATACTTCCCTTGCGATAGCGTTCATCCTGGATGATAAGTTCGGGGAAAAAATTAAAGAATTCTATATTATGGGTGGTGCCTTCCTTGTGCCCGGGAATGTTTCAAAGATCGCTGAAGCCAATTTCTATGGAGATCCCGTTTCAAGTCATTTCATCATGAGCCAGGTGAAGAGTGTGACGAGCGTCCCTTTGAATGTTACCAATCAAGCACTCGTCACCCGCAAGCATATCGAGGAGATCCAGAACGCATCTTCCAGCCCTTTGATCACCATCCTTGATAAAGTTTATGATTTCTATTTCAAAGCCTATCAACAGCTTGTACCAGGCATCAAGGGGGCACCTATGCACGATGTCCTGACACTGTCCCTCCTCATGAATCCTGCCCTCGGCAGCTACTTAAAAAGAGATGTGGTCGTGAATATTCACGGAGAAGCAAGGGGCAAATCAAGGGGCAAATCAATCGCCGATTTCCGGGTCGGTTCAGAAAAAACCCCCTCCACCACAAAAATCTACATGACCCTCGACTACGAAGGGTTCATCGGAGACTTCATGAATATCATGAGTAAGTAG
- a CDS encoding ribonucleoside-diphosphate reductase subunit alpha → MFMNVSSTHEEAVRSLKRLHKRFPQLHFKEFDEKVRVYTAHQPDMDREKLNRFMILTAVERISSHEPDWTYAAADLYLRSLYRNISKARGIGEAELFGSFYRHVTSVTESGLYTKALLDTYSEEEINYLGSIMEAGRDELFTYIGIITLAERYLTKSHEGKVLELPQERFMIISMTLLRNEARDKRIQLIEEAYWALSNLYMTVATPTFANAGKSHGQLSSCFIDTVADDLRSIYDSNTDVSTLSKNGGGLGIYLGKIRSRGSDIKGFKGVSSGVIPWMKQLNNTAVSVDQLGQRQGAIAVYLDVWHKDIFSFLDTRLNNGDERQRTHDLFTGVCLPDLFMEQVEQRGDWYLFDPHEVKSVMGYSLEDYYDEEKGNGSFRDKYWACVAHAGLSKEAVPAIDIFKRIMISQLETGTPYMFYRDTVNRYNANQHKGMIYCSNLCTEITQNMSPTVMEEEVIQDGKIVTYKNPGDYVVCNLASLSLAKTVLDDVLERVIPIAVRLLDHVIDLNELPVLQAHITNLRYRGIGLGTFGWHHLLAKKGLKWEGDEAVAYCDDLYEEIAYHTIKSSHELSKEKGAYPYFVGSDWSTGAYFSKRGYSGERWDRLRKDVSRGGMRNGYVMAVAPNSSTSLIAGSSASIDPVFRLEYSEEKKDYRIPVTAPDLSPETTWYYKTAYHLDQHWSVKQNEKRQRHIDQGISFNLYVRNDIKAKELLKLHLDAWKSGLKTTYYVRSTSVSDFEECESCHS, encoded by the coding sequence ATGTTTATGAATGTAAGTAGTACCCATGAAGAAGCAGTAAGGAGCCTAAAAAGACTGCATAAGCGGTTTCCACAGCTTCACTTCAAGGAATTTGATGAAAAGGTCAGGGTGTATACGGCTCACCAGCCCGATATGGACAGGGAGAAGTTGAATCGCTTCATGATCCTGACGGCGGTTGAAAGGATTTCATCTCATGAACCGGACTGGACTTATGCTGCTGCCGATCTCTATTTGAGAAGTCTATACCGGAACATTTCAAAAGCCAGGGGAATAGGAGAAGCTGAGCTCTTCGGTTCATTCTATAGGCATGTGACGTCTGTTACCGAATCAGGGTTATATACGAAAGCCCTCCTTGATACGTACAGCGAAGAAGAAATCAATTATCTCGGCTCCATCATGGAAGCAGGACGGGATGAACTCTTCACATATATAGGGATCATCACCCTTGCAGAAAGGTATTTAACAAAATCACATGAAGGAAAGGTTCTCGAGCTGCCCCAGGAACGATTCATGATCATCTCCATGACACTGTTAAGAAATGAGGCAAGGGACAAGCGAATTCAGTTGATTGAAGAGGCATACTGGGCCCTGTCCAATTTGTATATGACGGTTGCCACCCCGACGTTTGCGAATGCAGGGAAAAGTCACGGTCAATTATCGAGCTGCTTTATCGATACGGTGGCAGATGATCTCAGAAGCATCTATGACAGTAATACCGACGTGTCCACGCTCAGTAAAAACGGTGGCGGACTTGGCATCTATTTAGGCAAAATCCGGAGCAGAGGAAGTGACATCAAAGGGTTCAAAGGTGTGAGTTCCGGTGTGATCCCCTGGATGAAGCAATTGAATAACACGGCGGTGTCCGTCGATCAGTTGGGACAGCGTCAAGGCGCGATTGCCGTATATCTGGATGTGTGGCATAAAGACATCTTTTCATTTCTTGATACCCGGTTAAATAATGGCGACGAAAGACAGCGTACCCATGATCTGTTCACCGGGGTATGTCTACCAGATTTATTCATGGAACAAGTCGAACAGAGAGGTGACTGGTATCTGTTCGATCCCCATGAAGTGAAGTCGGTCATGGGGTATTCCCTGGAAGATTACTATGATGAAGAAAAAGGGAACGGATCATTCAGGGACAAATACTGGGCGTGTGTAGCGCATGCGGGTCTTTCGAAAGAAGCGGTCCCCGCGATCGATATTTTCAAGCGGATCATGATTTCGCAGCTTGAAACAGGCACACCATATATGTTTTACCGTGATACGGTCAATCGCTATAATGCCAATCAGCATAAAGGAATGATCTATTGCAGTAATCTCTGCACTGAAATCACCCAGAATATGAGCCCGACAGTGATGGAAGAAGAAGTGATACAAGACGGAAAAATCGTCACATATAAAAACCCCGGTGATTATGTCGTATGCAATCTTGCTTCCCTTTCATTGGCCAAAACGGTCTTGGATGATGTATTGGAAAGGGTCATCCCGATCGCTGTAAGGCTATTAGATCATGTTATCGATCTTAATGAACTGCCGGTCCTGCAGGCGCACATCACAAACCTTCGTTACAGGGGCATCGGCCTCGGTACATTTGGATGGCATCACCTCCTGGCTAAGAAAGGCTTGAAGTGGGAGGGGGATGAAGCGGTGGCATACTGTGATGATCTTTATGAAGAGATTGCGTATCACACAATCAAATCCAGCCACGAATTAAGTAAAGAAAAAGGGGCTTACCCCTATTTCGTAGGTTCTGACTGGTCAACCGGAGCGTACTTTTCAAAAAGGGGCTATTCCGGGGAGCGTTGGGATCGATTGAGGAAGGATGTTTCCCGGGGCGGGATGCGTAATGGATATGTCATGGCCGTGGCCCCGAACTCATCCACGTCGCTCATTGCCGGCTCTTCTGCAAGCATAGATCCTGTCTTCAGGCTGGAGTATTCTGAGGAAAAGAAAGATTATAGAATTCCAGTGACAGCACCTGATCTATCCCCGGAGACGACCTGGTACTATAAAACGGCCTACCATCTCGATCAACATTGGAGCGTAAAACAGAACGAAAAGAGGCAGCGTCATATCGATCAGGGCATATCGTTTAACCTTTATGTGCGAAATGATATTAAAGCCAAAGAATTATTGAAACTTCATCTTGATGCGTGGAAATCCGGACTGAAGACGACTTATTATGTAAGATCGACGTCTGTATCCGATTTTGAAGAATGTGAAAGCTGTCACAGCTAG
- the cspD gene encoding cold-shock protein CspD produces MENGKVKWFNAEKGFGFIEVEGGDDVFVHFSAIQGEGFKSLDEGQEVSFDVEQGARGPQAANVVKL; encoded by the coding sequence ATGGAAAACGGTAAAGTAAAATGGTTCAACGCAGAAAAAGGTTTCGGATTCATCGAAGTTGAAGGTGGAGACGACGTATTCGTACACTTCTCAGCGATCCAAGGTGAAGGTTTCAAATCACTTGACGAAGGTCAAGAAGTTTCTTTCGACGTTGAACAAGGCGCTCGTGGACCACAAGCAGCTAACGTTGTAAAATTATAA
- a CDS encoding SACOL1771 family peroxiredoxin has protein sequence MARHSFHISTDWPGLRNDVGTLSSENFHTEISIPPEMDGPGTGTNPDEMLLGAASTCYIITLAAMLERSSIEKKDLTMTSEGIVEVSKGVITYKEIIHRPVLTLSPSATEKDIALTKKLIMKAEQSCMITRALKGNVEVMVEPEIHM, from the coding sequence ATGGCTAGACACTCGTTTCACATATCGACAGATTGGCCGGGACTGAGAAATGATGTAGGAACGCTGAGCTCAGAGAATTTCCATACTGAGATTTCAATCCCCCCTGAAATGGACGGACCGGGGACCGGCACAAATCCTGATGAAATGCTGCTCGGAGCCGCCTCTACATGTTATATCATCACCCTTGCAGCCATGCTCGAACGCAGTTCCATCGAGAAAAAGGATTTGACCATGACATCCGAAGGAATCGTCGAGGTCAGTAAAGGCGTCATCACCTATAAAGAAATCATTCACCGCCCGGTACTGACTCTAAGTCCGTCCGCTACAGAAAAAGACATTGCACTCACAAAGAAACTGATCATGAAAGCGGAACAATCATGTATGATCACCCGAGCCCTGAAAGGGAATGTGGAAGTCATGGTAGAACCGGAAATACATATGTAA
- a CDS encoding VOC family protein — MNQLIRVGTTYIPVRDVRAASEWYVEKLNAGLNYLDGDKAILDLAGHSMFLVSSPEGESSNFMDRHQQKRFSITFEVNGLNELNELRDELKSKDVEIGEIEDRGHGGRNFIFYDSDGNCFDVWSVLSPDFKKAYQL, encoded by the coding sequence ATGAATCAATTAATCAGAGTCGGAACGACTTATATCCCGGTGAGGGACGTAAGGGCAGCAAGTGAATGGTATGTGGAGAAGCTGAACGCAGGTTTGAATTACCTGGATGGGGATAAAGCCATTTTGGATCTTGCCGGCCACAGCATGTTTTTAGTGAGCTCACCAGAGGGGGAAAGCAGTAATTTCATGGACAGGCACCAACAAAAGCGGTTTTCCATCACGTTCGAGGTTAACGGATTAAATGAATTAAACGAATTGCGGGATGAATTAAAGAGCAAAGATGTAGAAATCGGTGAAATCGAAGACAGGGGCCATGGCGGTAGAAATTTTATTTTTTATGATAGTGATGGAAATTGCTTTGATGTGTGGAGTGTACTGAGTCCCGACTTTAAAAAAGCTTATCAGCTCTAA
- a CDS encoding ribonucleotide-diphosphate reductase subunit beta: MNELKERVLIDPTAPNKSTGIINGKSSNILNWDDVRFSWAYPKYKRMLGNFWTPFEINMAKDIKQFPMLSEKEQESFLKIIGLLALLDSVQTDYAGKVADYLTDSSLNALMIILAQQEVVHNHSYSYVLSSIVSKKKQDEVFDFWKNDSILQKRNDFITNGYKGFVEAPTIDNFLKSIVYDVILEGLFFYSGFAFFYNLARNQKMVATSTMINYINRDEQFHVGLFEKIFKEVLHENPSYHTEELLGFGRDTFKQAALLEIEWGREIIGNEIEGLLMKDLEDYIKFMANKRAKQLGFEPPFEGYKNNPLKWIIAYQEVDRGKTDFFEQKSRQYTKTSDANGFDEL, translated from the coding sequence ATGAATGAATTGAAGGAACGGGTGCTGATCGATCCGACTGCACCGAATAAATCGACAGGGATCATCAATGGCAAAAGCTCCAATATATTAAACTGGGACGATGTCCGCTTTTCATGGGCGTACCCGAAGTATAAAAGGATGCTCGGAAATTTTTGGACGCCGTTTGAAATCAATATGGCCAAGGATATTAAGCAATTTCCGATGCTTTCCGAAAAAGAGCAGGAATCCTTCTTGAAAATCATCGGACTTCTCGCACTGCTCGATAGTGTACAAACAGATTATGCAGGTAAAGTGGCTGATTATCTGACTGATTCGAGCCTGAACGCGCTCATGATCATACTCGCCCAGCAGGAGGTTGTGCATAACCACTCATACAGCTACGTGCTTTCAAGCATCGTTTCCAAGAAAAAGCAGGATGAAGTGTTTGATTTTTGGAAGAACGATTCTATATTGCAAAAGCGAAATGACTTCATTACCAACGGATACAAGGGATTCGTAGAAGCACCGACAATCGACAATTTCTTGAAATCAATCGTGTACGATGTCATCCTGGAAGGATTGTTCTTTTATTCCGGCTTTGCATTTTTTTATAACCTGGCGAGAAATCAAAAAATGGTCGCAACGAGTACGATGATCAATTATATCAACCGTGATGAACAGTTTCACGTTGGATTATTTGAAAAAATCTTTAAAGAAGTGCTTCATGAAAATCCGTCTTATCATACAGAAGAACTCCTCGGGTTCGGCAGGGATACATTCAAACAGGCTGCCCTTCTTGAAATCGAGTGGGGAAGGGAAATCATCGGTAACGAAATAGAAGGGCTGTTAATGAAGGATCTTGAAGATTATATCAAGTTCATGGCAAATAAACGTGCCAAGCAATTAGGATTTGAGCCGCCGTTTGAAGGGTATAAGAACAATCCCCTCAAATGGATTATTGCCTATCAGGAAGTGGACAGGGGGAAGACAGATTTCTTCGAACAAAAATCCCGCCAGTACACGAAAACATCTGATGCCAATGGTTTCGATGAATTGTAA